A single window of Doryrhamphus excisus isolate RoL2022-K1 chromosome 5, RoL_Dexc_1.0, whole genome shotgun sequence DNA harbors:
- the c5h1orf210 gene encoding type III endosome membrane protein TEMP codes for MDALPNSTLTTATEAPNDTKKSSSHRWEFLVAVLATAILLSIIMAVVAKCQVIRRYLASYRHTPLREEDAHNQCEQSSGLEVEFDMHGERIMNPRLPVCAEDDDGFIEDNYIPASERERAQREAEDMEGTEEEMDEMDETEFNVV; via the exons ATGGACGCATTGCCAAATAGCACACTAACCACAGCTACAGAAGCTCCAAATG ACACAAAGAAGTCCAGCTCTCACAGATGGGAGTTCCTGGTGGCTGTCTTGGCCACCGCCATCTTGCTCTCCATTATCATGGCCGTCGTGGCTAAGTGTCAAGTGATTAGGCGCTACCTGGCCAGCTACCGGCACACTCCGCTCAGAGAGGAAGACGCACATAACCAGTGTGAGCAATCGTCAG GCCTGGAAGTGGAGTTTGACATGCATGGGGAACGTATAATGAACCCTCGCCTTCCTGTGTGTGCTGAAGACGATGACGGCTTCATTGAGGACAACTACATCCCTGCaagtgaaagagagagagctcAAAGAGAAGCAGAAGACATGGAGGGCACAGAGGAAGAAATGGATGAAATGGATGAAACTGAATTCAATGTGGTTTAG